In Kangiella koreensis DSM 16069, the DNA window ATATTAATTTTGACATCTTCTTTCTTAACTTCCGGTAGCTCTGCTTTAACCAGAAATTCATCTGCTTTTTCGATAAAGTCGACAGCAGGGCGCCACTCGTTACCGAAGCCATTCGACATTTCGTCAAATAAGCCTGAAACTGGGAAGTTGATGAAAGATTCGATATTTGAGAAAGGTTTCCACTTTGATAGTTGCATAATACACCTCCAAATTATGTAGTTTGCTATGCTAGACTAAACCCACCAACCTCCTGTCACTTTGATCCAGATCAAAATAATGTTAGGTTGAAAGGGTATAACTAACTGTATCTATTAGAAACACCTGTTAGACAAAGGAGAGAGTTATGGGTTCATATAAGCAGGTCTTAGTGGCATTAGATCTTCGCAAAGAAGGCGAGGCCATTATCCAAAAAGCACAAAATATTCTAGCAAAAGGTGGCGACCTCCACCTAGTACATGTTGCAGAACCCATCGAAGCGGGATTATGGGCTGGTGCACCGTTCGGAGCTGTTATTGTCAATACTGATGATATTGAGCAGGAAGCGATTAAGGCTAAGACTAAGCGAATTAATGACTTCGCCAAGAAACATGGCGTAGCTGATGACCATTGCCATATCAAAATCGGTAAGCCGTCACGTGAAATCAAGAAGTATGCGGAAGAGCAGAATTGCGATGTAATTGTTATCGGTACACATGGTCAACATGGCTGGGAGCTTTTGCTTGGCTCAACGGCCAATGGCGTTTTACATGGCGCACCTTGTGATGTGTTATGTGTTCAGATGCGTAACCCGAAAGAGTAATGTGAGTATCGTTTAAAAAAAGGAGCTCATTGAGCTCCTTTTTTGGTAAAAATTTCTGCACTTTGAGCAGTTAATTTCTATTAGTCTTAAGTGGTTTAACCGTCACTAGCATCAGTGGCAATAAGGTTAAATTAAGGAATAGTGCTACCGCCATAGCAAAGCCTGTTAGTAAACCAAAGTAGATCGATGGAATAAACTCTGACAGTGCAAGAATGGCGAAGCCAACAATAATTGTTACACCAGTATAATAAATCGCCTTACCAATACTACCATGGCAACGCTCCATGGTTGCCAGATAATTATTATCTTTTTTGAACTCACTTTTAAAACGATGCACATAATGAATTGAGTTATCAACCGCTATACCAATTACGATCGCTGCAATAGTGATCGTCATCATATCCATTGGTACGCCCATCCAACCCATAATACCGAGTACCAATGCTGCGGAGAGTGCATTAGGAATAGTGGCCAGAATAGCGAGTACGAACGAACGGAACAGCACTAGGAACATGATAAGAATAGCAAGATAGACTACACCAATGGTCATAATCTGTGAGTCAAACAGGCTTTGAAGCATATTGTTATAGAGCACCAACATACCGGTAAAATGAACGTGCTCCGGTCTAATACTGGTTTCATTAACAATAAAAGTATTAATGGTATCAATTAGCTCAGAGCGTTTTAAATTAGGATTAGTTTCTTCTACTCTAATATTGATACGAACTTGATCACCATCATCAGATAGATAAGGATCGAGTAAGGTGGTGCGGACATCATCAGGCATCTTTTGATGCACCAAGGTTAAAGTAAGTTCATCAGGATATTCACCGTCGTTCATTTCCTTGAGAACTTTCGCTGTGGTAGCGAGTGACTGGACTTTGCCGGTAACTTCAAGACTATCGATGTAATCATGAATCTTTTCCAGCGTTTCTAGTTTACTGCGGGTAAACCAATAGCCGGCATCATAACTGCCGCTATCAAATTCATCAGAAAATTCGTCTTCAAACTCATCCTCGGCGAACAGTGATTCTTCATTTGGGTCAGCATCAATAACGATATCTAAAGGCGTTGTACCACCAAGCTGTTGGTCGATGACTGTCATACCACGATAAATTTCGGTGGTTGGCTTGAAGTAATCAATAAAACGGTTCTCGACTTTTAACTGAGAAATGCCATAAGCACTGAATAGCACCAGCAGTACTGCCAAAGTAAAGATGAAAGGCTTAAATTTCACACTGATGTTATAGATCCAGTGAGTGATTTTGTAAGTGATGCTGGAGCCGCTTTGATGCTTTTCAGTATTTAGAATCTGAATAAAACTTGGGAATACAATAAAGGTGATGATGAAGCCAAGTGCCAAGCCAATAGTCATAATCCAGCCAAAATCAATCACGGGACGGATGCCACTTATTAGTAATGAAATGAAGGCAACAATGGTGGTTAGTGCAGTGTATAAACAAGGCCAATACATGGTTCTTATAGTTGCCTTGACTCGCTCCATTTGTGTACTGCTGGGGTTGTCGGAAATAAAGTCTCGATAAAAAACAACTAGGTGCACATTTAATGCTAATACGGTTATCAGCAAAATTGACGGGAAGTTGGATGAAATGACGGTTATTCGCCAGTCTAGATAACTAAGTAGGCCTGCCAATATAAGCACTGTAACTAAGCAAGAGAAAAGTGGAACAACTACCCAGCGAAGTTTGCCAAAGAAAACAAATAACGCAACCATAATAAACAGTAAGATGCCGATACCAAATACGGTGATGTCATGCTGAATGAAATCAAGCATGTCATTGGTAATCATTGAAATGCCACCGAGGTACAATTCGGCTTCATCTCGGTAATCATCCATAATGATTCTAACGTCTTCTATGATCTGGCTGGTGCGTTCGGAAACTAGCTTGCTATAAGCATCAAACTCTTCTTCCAGTCGTTCAAGACGTTCTGATTCTTCAGCTGAGAGTTGCTGCTGGCTTCGCTTTAAACGTAGCTGGTCACGGGCATCAAGCAAGCTAAAGTAGCGTTCATCACGTTCAAAGTTAACTTGAAGGGCACTGGTTTCGCCATTTTCTCCAACCAGCAGGTTGGTATAAAGAGGACTGCTCGTGAATTCTTCAAGAGCTTTTTGCTTATCAACACCTTTATCCATCAGTGTTGGAATTTCAGCGGACAGGGCTTCTGCATCCAGTTTTATACCATCCAACAAAGGCACATTAAGTATACTGTTGATATTAGCAACGGTTGGGATCTGCTCTAAACGACTGACCAGGTCTTGTAATGACGCCAGTGCTTCTTGATCCATCAAACCAGCATTAGGCTTCCAGGTAATAATCAGGAAGTCATCAGAGCCGTAGCGCTCATTCACCTGACGATAAAAGTTTAATGATGTGTCGTTTTCTAGTGTGAGCGACTCACCTGAGGCATCCAGTCTAAACTTAGGCAGCTGTGTCGCTGCAACCACAGACAGTATGATCACCAAAGAGAGGGTGATGATCGGATGGTTTAAAATGAGTTTCTGATAAAGCCTGAAAAAGAAGTGCTCTTTATTGTGTGTCATGGATGAGTTCCAAGTTTAAATATCAGTTTCTGGTGCGCGGTAGAGTTTAGGCATAATACGCACAGTTTTAATAAGGTTGTCTTTGACCTGCAAAATTTCCATGGGGTAACCATGTAAACGTAATCCCGTGGATGCTTCAGGAATGGTTTCCAGATACTCTGTAATCAGGCCATTTAATGTTTTTGGACCATCAAGAGGTAGGTACCACTTCATGGCTCGATTCAATTCACGAATAGTAATGGTGCCGTCTACTAAATATGTCCCATCGTGTTGTGCTTGAATCTCTTTATTGATGTTCGACATCTCTGTGGTGAAGTCGCCGACAATTTCTTCAAGAATATCATCGAGTGTGACTAATCCTTCAATATCACCATACTCATCAACCACTAAACCGATACGATCACGTTTGCGCTGAAATTTCATTAGCTGCGTGTGTAGCGGTGTACCCTCAGGCACATAATAAATAGGATCCAGGAAATCAAGAATCGCTTCAGGTGTGGGCTCTTCCAGTTCTAAAATGCGGCCAAAATTACGGGCGTGTAAAAAGCCCTGCACTTGATCAATTTCTTCTTTAAAGACGAGTAGTCTGGTGTGGATACTGTTACGGATTTGTTCGAAGATATAATCCATATCATCCGTTAAATCGATACCCGCTATTTCGTTGCGAGGCACCATAATGTCGTCAACAGAGACGGTTTCCAGATCTAGAATACTCAGCAGCATTTTCTGGTGTCGACGCGGAATCATTGCACCAGCTTCATTAACTACTGTTCTTAACTCATCTTGACTGAGATGGTCCTCGCCTTCTTTGCCGGCATTGACGCCAAACAACTTCAATAAGCCATTGGCCAGAAAACTAATTAATTTAATGACCGGCGAAAAAATGGCGGAAAGAGGTTTTAGAATTGGTGCTGCAAAGAAAGCAATACGCTCAGGATAAAGAGCTGCTAGCGTTTTTGGGGTTACTTCCGCGAAGATTAGAACGACAACCGTTAACATTAAAGTCGCCGCAAATATACCGCCTTCACCCCAAAAGCGAATGGCGATGACTGTGGCAATTGCCGAAGCTAAAATATTAACAATGTTATTTCCGAGCAATATAAGCCCGAGAAGTTTGTCCGGACGCTTGAGCATGTTGTAGACCCGTTTGGCACTGTGGTCTCCATTTTTTGCTCGGTGTTTCAATCGATAACGATTGAGCGACATCATTCCCGTTTCTGAGCTTGAAAAAAAAGCCGAGAGAAGTATCAGTAAGCCAAGAATGATAAACAGGGTGCTGGTCGACAGGGTTTCCAAACACTAACCTCGCTGAAGAATGTAGTCTAGCACCAGCTTACTGCCAACGAATCCAATTGCCAGAATAATAAAGGCAATGATGCACAGCCGAGCAAAGCGAATACCACTTAAACGGGATAACTTATACCCGAGGTAAAATGTACAGAAGCTGAACCAAGCCAAAGCAGAAAGAATGATTTTATGCAGTGACTGAGCTTTTAATGCGCTATCCGGTTGCATAAAGCCGAGCACCAACGCAACACCCAAACTAATAATTCCCGAGAGTACCAAGGCCGATAGGAATTGCTCCATTTGCATCAAAGGTGGCAAAAGTGGGTGAATGGATGCTGGTTTACTGCGCAGTTTTTTGTGCAGGAACAAGACTAAAGCACTTTGAAAAGTTGCTACCAGAAGCAGGCTAAATCCAATGACCGAGAGCCAGATATGCCAAAAGGCTAATGTATTGCCTTTAAGCATTAAAATATTAGGCTTCTCTGGGAGAAGATTCAGTAATGAAACCACTCCGGCAAATAGACAGGCGTAAAGCATTAGGTGGGGTGTTTGATGACTTAATCGATAAACCGCTACCAATAACACCATGATTAGTGAAATCAGCGATAAGGTATTCAGTAGCGATAAATTTTGCCCGGCGCCAGTTTCTATCGCCAAATAAAGCGCGTACAGATGCAAAGCAATGGGTGCCAGCGGCAACCATTTTCCCCATTCTGGAACTTCTTTGGCCGGGTGGTTAAGGCGGAGAATAAAAAATACCGCCAATACAAGATAAGAAAGCCCGGTAATTATATCGATTAACACTGCCTTAAGGCCTTTAGTTTGTTAGAGTTTTCTTAATCCGCCATTTTAGAGCAAATTAACACTGAAACAAGCGCTATCTATGAGAAATACTACAACAAAGCCACTTGCTTTTCGTTATAATGCCCCTAATTTAATAAATGCCATTAATTTGAGATAAGCAACAATGTTTGACAGTTTAAGTGATCGTCTCTCCGGTGCCCTGAAAACGCTAAAAGGAAAGGGCAAAATCAGTGAAGACAATATTAAGGATACGTTACGCGAAGTGCGCATGGCCTTGTTGGAGGCTGATGTTGCATTGCCCGTAGTAAAAGCTTTTATTGGTGATGTCAAAGAGCGTGCCATGGGTGCTGAGGTCGGTAAAGCTCTCGATCCCGGTCAGGCTTTCATCAAAATTGTTAATGATGAGTTGGTCAAAGCGATGGGCGAGGCCAATGATGGCTTAAACCTAAGCGCTAAGCCACCAGTGGTAATTTTGATGGCAGGCTTGCAAGGTGCGGGTAAAACCACCAGTGCCGGTAAATTAGCTCATTTATTGCAGACTCGCGAAAAGAAATCGGTGATGGTTGCCAGTGCCGACGTTTATCGTCCAGCCGCAATCAAGCAGCTCGAAACGGTTGCTGGCGAAGTGGGCGCAACCTTCTTCCCAAGTTCAACCGACCAGAAGCCAATCGATATTGCCAATAACGCCATCAAAGAAGCGAAAAAGCAGTTTATTGATGTGGTCATAATCGATACGGCGGGTCGTTTGGCGATTGATGAAGCCATGATGGATGAAATCAAGGCGCTTCATGCTGCGATAGAGCCGACCGAAACTCTCTTTGTTGTTGACTCAATGACTGGTCAGGATGCCGCCAATACCGCGAAGGCGTTTAATGATGCCTTGCCGTTAACCGGTGTTATTCTGACCAAAGCCGATGGTGATGCGCGTGGCGGTGCGGCTCTGTCTATTCGTCATATCACGGGTAAACCAATTAAGTTTATTGGTATGGGCGAGAAAATCGATCAGCTGGAGCCATTCCATCCAGAGCGTGTTGCCTCTCGAATTTTAGGAATGGGCGATGTCTTAAGCTTGATTGAAGAAGTCGAGCGTAAGGTTGATAAGAAAAAAGCCGAGAAAGTCGCCAAGAAAATTATGAAAGGCAAAGGCTTTGATCTCGGTGATTTCCGCGATCAGCTTTTACAAATGAATAATATGGGTGGCATGGCAGGTTTAATGGATAAGCTGCCTGGCATGGGACAAATCCCCGAAGCGGCTAAGAAAAAAGCTCTTAATAACAAAATGACTGATCGCATGATCGCCATGATCAATTCAATGACGCCAAAAGAGCGCGCTCGACCAGAGCTGATAAAAGGTTCTCGTAAAAAGCGTATCGCCAATGGTTCCGGCACTCAGATTCAAGACGTCAATCGCCTGCTTAAGCAATTCAATCAGATGCAAAAAATGATGAAGAAGATGAAAGGACCAGGCGGCATGATGAAGATGATGCGCGGCATGAAAGGAATGATGCCTCCGGGAGGAGGTGGGCCGGGCGGACCTGGGGGGATGCCTCCTTTCGGCCGATAAAAGCTTCTAATAGCTTCGTTAAATATCCTTAACTTTTTGACTCGTTTACTTTTAGTAAACCACGGCAAAAAGTTAAGGTATTTGCCTTGCTCTAGAAGCTTTTAAAGTTCTTGTAATGGCTAAAATCACTGATTACTTTGTTAAAAATCCTTTTCTCACTAGTTACTTACTGAAGTAAGCGCCTGGCTTGAAAAGGATTTTAGCCTCGTACTAAGTGATGTTCTCTCCCTAAAAGCTTTCTGCCATTTTAGGTAAGCTTTTATTTTTCCTCTGAAATAATTACAGTACCTTTCTTTCTT includes these proteins:
- a CDS encoding HlyC/CorC family transporter; its protein translation is METLSTSTLFIILGLLILLSAFFSSSETGMMSLNRYRLKHRAKNGDHSAKRVYNMLKRPDKLLGLILLGNNIVNILASAIATVIAIRFWGEGGIFAATLMLTVVVLIFAEVTPKTLAALYPERIAFFAAPILKPLSAIFSPVIKLISFLANGLLKLFGVNAGKEGEDHLSQDELRTVVNEAGAMIPRRHQKMLLSILDLETVSVDDIMVPRNEIAGIDLTDDMDYIFEQIRNSIHTRLLVFKEEIDQVQGFLHARNFGRILELEEPTPEAILDFLDPIYYVPEGTPLHTQLMKFQRKRDRIGLVVDEYGDIEGLVTLDDILEEIVGDFTTEMSNINKEIQAQHDGTYLVDGTITIRELNRAMKWYLPLDGPKTLNGLITEYLETIPEASTGLRLHGYPMEILQVKDNLIKTVRIMPKLYRAPETDI
- a CDS encoding efflux RND transporter permease subunit is translated as MTHNKEHFFFRLYQKLILNHPIITLSLVIILSVVAATQLPKFRLDASGESLTLENDTSLNFYRQVNERYGSDDFLIITWKPNAGLMDQEALASLQDLVSRLEQIPTVANINSILNVPLLDGIKLDAEALSAEIPTLMDKGVDKQKALEEFTSSPLYTNLLVGENGETSALQVNFERDERYFSLLDARDQLRLKRSQQQLSAEESERLERLEEEFDAYSKLVSERTSQIIEDVRIIMDDYRDEAELYLGGISMITNDMLDFIQHDITVFGIGILLFIMVALFVFFGKLRWVVVPLFSCLVTVLILAGLLSYLDWRITVISSNFPSILLITVLALNVHLVVFYRDFISDNPSSTQMERVKATIRTMYWPCLYTALTTIVAFISLLISGIRPVIDFGWIMTIGLALGFIITFIVFPSFIQILNTEKHQSGSSITYKITHWIYNISVKFKPFIFTLAVLLVLFSAYGISQLKVENRFIDYFKPTTEIYRGMTVIDQQLGGTTPLDIVIDADPNEESLFAEDEFEDEFSDEFDSGSYDAGYWFTRSKLETLEKIHDYIDSLEVTGKVQSLATTAKVLKEMNDGEYPDELTLTLVHQKMPDDVRTTLLDPYLSDDGDQVRINIRVEETNPNLKRSELIDTINTFIVNETSIRPEHVHFTGMLVLYNNMLQSLFDSQIMTIGVVYLAILIMFLVLFRSFVLAILATIPNALSAALVLGIMGWMGVPMDMMTITIAAIVIGIAVDNSIHYVHRFKSEFKKDNNYLATMERCHGSIGKAIYYTGVTIIVGFAILALSEFIPSIYFGLLTGFAMAVALFLNLTLLPLMLVTVKPLKTNRN
- a CDS encoding cytochrome C assembly family protein, which produces MLIDIITGLSYLVLAVFFILRLNHPAKEVPEWGKWLPLAPIALHLYALYLAIETGAGQNLSLLNTLSLISLIMVLLVAVYRLSHQTPHLMLYACLFAGVVSLLNLLPEKPNILMLKGNTLAFWHIWLSVIGFSLLLVATFQSALVLFLHKKLRSKPASIHPLLPPLMQMEQFLSALVLSGIISLGVALVLGFMQPDSALKAQSLHKIILSALAWFSFCTFYLGYKLSRLSGIRFARLCIIAFIILAIGFVGSKLVLDYILQRG
- the ffh gene encoding signal recognition particle protein, whose translation is MFDSLSDRLSGALKTLKGKGKISEDNIKDTLREVRMALLEADVALPVVKAFIGDVKERAMGAEVGKALDPGQAFIKIVNDELVKAMGEANDGLNLSAKPPVVILMAGLQGAGKTTSAGKLAHLLQTREKKSVMVASADVYRPAAIKQLETVAGEVGATFFPSSTDQKPIDIANNAIKEAKKQFIDVVIIDTAGRLAIDEAMMDEIKALHAAIEPTETLFVVDSMTGQDAANTAKAFNDALPLTGVILTKADGDARGGAALSIRHITGKPIKFIGMGEKIDQLEPFHPERVASRILGMGDVLSLIEEVERKVDKKKAEKVAKKIMKGKGFDLGDFRDQLLQMNNMGGMAGLMDKLPGMGQIPEAAKKKALNNKMTDRMIAMINSMTPKERARPELIKGSRKKRIANGSGTQIQDVNRLLKQFNQMQKMMKKMKGPGGMMKMMRGMKGMMPPGGGGPGGPGGMPPFGR
- a CDS encoding universal stress protein translates to MGSYKQVLVALDLRKEGEAIIQKAQNILAKGGDLHLVHVAEPIEAGLWAGAPFGAVIVNTDDIEQEAIKAKTKRINDFAKKHGVADDHCHIKIGKPSREIKKYAEEQNCDVIVIGTHGQHGWELLLGSTANGVLHGAPCDVLCVQMRNPKE